In Clostridium sp. JN-1, one genomic interval encodes:
- a CDS encoding MerR family transcriptional regulator — translation MSLKSQTLFTIGQFAKKAGVTLRTLRYYDKIGLLKPSSYNDIGHRLYSKQDFGKLQKILTLKFIGLSLDDISHIMKYDMNQKDLKNSLEIQKEIMQDKIEHIQMVIKAINEAVTMLDDSNNLDWNKFIKIINIINIDKKWMQQYENASNLRARIRIHELFSTNKEGWMNWFFNQLNLPDNISILELGCGDASLWKKNYDKILDNWDITLTDFSSGMLEDAKKNLGREKSRFKFKIVDAQNVTFEDCSFDVVIANNMLYHVNDIERVFYEIKRVLKDDGCFFASTTGKNHMKEMREIVSKFNWDNITTQSWNLTKNFQLENGLNKVSKWFKEVRLKRYKDSLFVTDAVPLMDYIFSMPGNTKKFFKGKDIRELKDSLQNEIKTSGGIYITKDTGFFQGRK, via the coding sequence ATGTCCTTAAAAAGTCAAACTCTATTTACCATAGGTCAATTTGCCAAAAAGGCAGGTGTCACTTTAAGAACACTGAGGTACTATGATAAAATAGGATTACTTAAACCATCTTCGTATAATGACATTGGACATAGATTGTACAGTAAACAAGATTTTGGAAAATTACAAAAAATTTTAACTCTTAAGTTCATAGGACTTTCACTAGATGATATTTCTCATATAATGAAATATGATATGAATCAAAAGGATTTAAAAAATTCACTGGAAATTCAAAAAGAAATTATGCAGGACAAAATAGAACATATACAAATGGTAATAAAGGCAATAAATGAAGCAGTAACTATGCTGGATGATTCAAATAACTTAGATTGGAATAAGTTTATTAAAATTATAAACATAATAAATATCGATAAAAAGTGGATGCAGCAGTATGAAAATGCTTCAAATTTAAGGGCTCGAATAAGAATTCATGAACTTTTCAGTACTAATAAAGAAGGGTGGATGAATTGGTTTTTCAACCAGCTAAACTTACCTGATAACATCTCCATATTGGAATTGGGATGCGGAGATGCTAGCTTATGGAAGAAAAATTATGACAAGATTTTAGATAACTGGGATATAACCTTAACTGATTTTTCATCTGGTATGCTCGAAGATGCAAAGAAAAATTTGGGCAGGGAAAAAAGTAGATTTAAATTTAAAATTGTAGATGCACAAAATGTAACTTTTGAAGATTGTTCTTTTGATGTGGTAATTGCCAATAACATGCTTTATCATGTAAATGATATTGAGAGAGTGTTTTATGAAATAAAGAGAGTTCTTAAAGACGATGGATGTTTTTTTGCCTCAACAACCGGAAAAAATCATATGAAAGAAATGAGAGAAATTGTTTCAAAGTTTAATTGGGACAATATAACAACACAAAGCTGGAATTTAACTAAAAACTTTCAACTAGAAAATGGTTTAAATAAGGTTTCAAAATGGTTTAAAGAGGTAAGACTAAAAAGATATAAGGATAGTTTATTTGTGACTGATGCTGTACCACTTATGGACTATATATTTTCAATGCCGGGAAATACGAAAAAATTTTTTAAGGGAAAAGACATAAGAGAGTTAAAAGATTCTCTACAAAATGAGATAAAAACTTCTGGAGGAATTTACATAACTAAGGATACAGGTTTTTTCCAGGGAAGAAAGTAA
- the aroF gene encoding 3-deoxy-7-phosphoheptulonate synthase, translating to MVIIMRPGTPEKEVMILKRKIEGGNIKVNISKGDEYYVLGIIGDTKSVNKSKIEANEYVDRVMKVQQPYKLANRLFHQNDTIVDVCGKTIGGEKIAVIAGPCSVESEDQIVEIAKKVKKSGASFLRGGAFKPRTSPYSFQGLRESGLDLLKIAKRETGLPIVTEIMSIDMIDRFVEDVDVIQVGARNMQNFELLKELGKTRKPILLKRGLSATIEELLMSAEYIMAGGNENVILCERGIRTFENYTRNTLDLSAIPAIKRLSHLPVIVDPSHAAGLWWMVEPLSKAAIAVGADGLIIEVHNDPENAKCDGQQSIKPEKFDKLMKDLNKLAYLQERYIYDPLTV from the coding sequence ATGGTAATAATAATGAGACCAGGTACACCAGAAAAAGAGGTAATGATTTTAAAAAGGAAAATTGAAGGAGGAAATATAAAAGTTAATATTTCGAAAGGTGATGAATATTACGTGCTGGGGATTATTGGAGATACTAAATCAGTTAATAAAAGTAAAATAGAAGCTAATGAATATGTTGATAGGGTAATGAAGGTACAACAGCCATATAAACTTGCCAACAGATTATTTCACCAAAATGATACAATAGTAGATGTTTGTGGTAAAACTATTGGAGGAGAAAAAATTGCCGTCATTGCAGGACCATGTTCTGTTGAAAGTGAAGATCAAATTGTCGAAATTGCAAAGAAAGTTAAAAAAAGTGGAGCTTCATTCTTAAGGGGAGGAGCTTTCAAACCAAGAACTTCACCATATAGTTTTCAAGGTCTTAGAGAAAGCGGTTTGGATCTTTTAAAAATTGCAAAGAGAGAAACAGGACTTCCAATAGTTACAGAAATAATGTCAATAGATATGATAGATAGGTTTGTAGAAGATGTTGATGTCATACAAGTTGGAGCAAGAAATATGCAAAACTTTGAACTCTTAAAAGAACTAGGTAAGACTAGAAAGCCTATACTACTAAAAAGAGGTCTTTCTGCTACTATTGAAGAGCTTTTAATGTCAGCTGAATATATAATGGCAGGTGGAAATGAAAATGTAATACTTTGCGAAAGAGGTATAAGAACTTTTGAAAATTATACTAGAAATACTTTGGATCTAAGTGCTATTCCAGCAATAAAAAGGTTAAGTCACTTACCAGTAATTGTTGATCCAAGTCATGCAGCAGGACTTTGGTGGATGGTTGAACCTTTATCAAAGGCAGCCATTGCAGTTGGAGCAGACGGACTTATAATTGAAGTTCACAATGACCCTGAAAATGCAAAATGTGATGGCCAGCAGTCTATAAAGCCAGAAAAGTTTGATAAACTTATGAAAGATTTAAATAAATTAGCTTATTTACAAGAAAGATATATATATGATCCTTTAACAGTATAA
- a CDS encoding prephenate dehydrogenase: protein MEDHKFRLNIVVVGLGLIGSSFAMALRKLSPKNIWGIDKDKNTIDTALNKKIIDGGFTHESNILKKADLTIIALYPECTVEFVRKNIKNFKRGSIIIDTCGIKVPVIEKISSFLPHELEFIGTHPMAGREKSGIESASECIFNGANYIITPTSKNKKSSLEFIRDMAKGIGFKNVVYTSPEKHDDMISITSQMPHILAASLIDSSLNESDIDLFIGGSFKDVTRIAVINSALWSELFTVNSDKLIDKIEKFQQSLEKIKQAIKVNDKKMLYDIFEKVTAKRKEIF from the coding sequence ATGGAGGATCATAAATTTAGACTAAACATAGTTGTAGTAGGACTTGGACTTATAGGAAGTTCATTTGCCATGGCGCTTAGAAAATTAAGCCCTAAAAATATATGGGGAATAGATAAAGATAAAAATACAATAGATACAGCATTAAATAAAAAAATAATTGATGGGGGATTTACTCACGAAAGTAATATTTTAAAAAAGGCAGACCTAACAATAATAGCTCTTTATCCTGAATGTACAGTTGAATTTGTAAGGAAAAATATTAAAAATTTTAAAAGAGGATCTATAATTATTGATACATGTGGAATAAAGGTTCCAGTTATAGAAAAGATAAGTTCATTTTTGCCGCATGAATTAGAATTTATAGGAACTCATCCAATGGCAGGCAGGGAGAAAAGCGGTATAGAGTCAGCAAGTGAATGCATTTTTAATGGGGCAAATTACATAATAACACCTACTTCAAAAAATAAGAAAAGCAGCCTTGAATTTATTCGAGATATGGCCAAAGGTATTGGATTTAAGAATGTTGTATATACATCTCCAGAAAAGCATGATGATATGATATCAATTACTAGTCAAATGCCGCATATACTAGCAGCATCGCTTATAGATTCTAGTCTTAATGAATCTGATATAGATTTGTTTATAGGTGGAAGCTTCAAGGATGTAACAAGGATTGCAGTAATAAATTCAGCTCTATGGTCTGAATTGTTTACTGTAAATTCAGATAAACTCATTGATAAAATTGAAAAATTTCAGCAGAGCCTCGAAAAAATAAAACAAGCCATAAAAGTTAATGATAAAAAAATGCTTTATGATATATTTGAAAAAGTTACTGCGAAGAGAAAAGAGATTTTTTAA
- the aroB gene encoding 3-dehydroquinate synthase — protein sequence MNILQIKLKSKNYNIYIEKNIMNSAGKYIKDIYKGKKIAVVTDSNVDKLYSNVLLNSLSKEGFIVNKVVIEPGEKSKNMNTLIDIYKNFCSFKIRRSDLIIALGGGVVGDITGFASSTYLRGVKYIQIPTTLLAQIDSSVGGKVAVDLPWGKNLIGNFYHPEAVFIDPNVLTSLSDKFFNDGMGEVIKYGFIKSSEFIDELIKYKNKNELLENIEKIIYRCCSIKKDLVQKDEFDTGDRMLLNFGHTIGHSIEKVFNYNKYTHGECVAFGMAYITRKSEEFGYTSKGTYKVMREILNKYNLSYDVPKLDKNALFDAVALDKKTAFDYINVILLKKIGEAYIVKLKLEEFKKYLDF from the coding sequence ATGAATATATTGCAAATCAAATTGAAAAGCAAAAATTATAACATTTATATAGAAAAAAACATTATGAATTCAGCAGGTAAGTATATAAAAGATATTTATAAAGGTAAAAAAATAGCTGTTGTTACAGATAGTAATGTTGATAAATTGTATTCAAATGTTTTACTGAACTCACTTAGTAAAGAAGGATTTATAGTAAATAAAGTAGTCATAGAACCTGGTGAAAAGAGTAAAAACATGAATACGTTAATTGATATTTATAAAAACTTCTGCAGTTTTAAAATTAGGAGATCAGATCTTATAATTGCATTAGGTGGAGGAGTAGTTGGTGATATAACTGGATTTGCTTCATCAACATATTTAAGGGGAGTAAAATATATACAAATACCAACTACACTGCTAGCTCAAATAGACAGCAGTGTTGGAGGAAAAGTAGCAGTAGACCTGCCGTGGGGAAAAAATTTAATAGGCAATTTTTATCATCCTGAAGCTGTTTTTATAGATCCCAATGTATTAACATCATTAAGTGACAAGTTCTTTAATGATGGAATGGGAGAAGTCATTAAGTATGGATTCATAAAGAGCAGTGAATTTATAGATGAACTAATAAAGTATAAAAATAAAAATGAGCTTTTAGAAAATATCGAAAAAATAATATATAGATGCTGCAGTATAAAAAAGGATTTGGTACAAAAGGATGAATTTGATACTGGGGATAGAATGCTTTTAAATTTTGGGCATACTATAGGTCATTCTATTGAAAAAGTTTTTAATTACAATAAATATACTCATGGAGAATGTGTAGCTTTTGGAATGGCTTATATAACAAGAAAAAGTGAGGAGTTTGGTTATACAAGTAAAGGTACATATAAAGTAATGAGAGAGATTTTAAATAAGTATAACCTATCTTATGATGTTCCAAAACTTGATAAAAATGCTCTGTTTGATGCTGTAGCTTTAGACAAGAAGACAGCATTTGATTATATAAATGTAATTTTGTTAAAGAAAATAGGAGAAGCTTATATTGTAAAATTAAAATTAGAAGAATTCAAAAAATATCTAGATTTTTAA
- the aroA gene encoding 3-phosphoshikimate 1-carboxyvinyltransferase — protein MKYVLINPSKLKGEVKIPPSKSISHRAIICAGLSNGTTNIKNVAFSEDIKATCSAISSLGVSIEKEGYDVLKVKGKSNLNVIKDNINCFKSGSTLRFLIPLTAITGEKVTFHGEGKLVERPLTPYYDIFKNHNIFYKNEDGKLPLTLKGKLKPGEYKLRGDISSQFITGLLFSLPLLDGDSKIIITTNLESKPYVDLTLYALNKFSIHVYNNDYKEFIVKGNQKYKSCTCNIEGDFSQVVFWAAAGILGEEIMCKNVYKYSIQGDKVIIDILRDMGAKIETYEDHIIVKPSKTHGITIDASQCPDLVPALAALASVSLGTTNIINAERLRFKECDRLSAISSELNKIGAVVEEKKDGLLIIGKETLRGGRVDSWDDHRIAMALACISSKCENPLIIENSECIKKSYPDFWKDFKKLGGSLDEWDMGK, from the coding sequence ATGAAATACGTTTTAATAAATCCATCTAAACTCAAAGGTGAAGTTAAAATTCCACCATCTAAGAGTATATCACATAGAGCCATAATTTGTGCTGGACTTTCAAATGGTACTACAAATATAAAAAATGTGGCATTTTCAGAAGATATAAAGGCAACATGCAGTGCAATTTCAAGCCTTGGAGTGAGTATAGAAAAAGAAGGTTATGATGTACTTAAAGTAAAAGGAAAATCTAATCTTAATGTTATAAAAGATAATATAAATTGCTTTAAGTCAGGTTCTACACTTAGATTTTTAATACCACTTACAGCAATTACAGGAGAAAAAGTTACATTTCATGGAGAAGGTAAGCTTGTAGAAAGACCCCTTACACCTTATTATGATATATTTAAAAATCACAATATTTTTTATAAAAATGAAGATGGAAAACTTCCTCTTACACTTAAAGGAAAGCTTAAACCAGGTGAGTATAAGTTAAGAGGTGACATAAGTTCTCAATTTATAACAGGTCTTTTGTTTTCACTGCCTCTTTTAGATGGAGATTCAAAGATTATTATAACTACAAACCTTGAGTCAAAACCGTATGTAGATTTAACATTATATGCACTAAACAAATTTTCAATACATGTATACAATAATGATTATAAAGAATTTATAGTAAAGGGAAATCAAAAATATAAAAGCTGTACCTGCAATATAGAAGGTGATTTTTCTCAAGTTGTATTTTGGGCAGCAGCAGGTATACTTGGTGAAGAAATAATGTGTAAAAATGTATATAAGTACTCAATTCAAGGAGATAAAGTTATAATAGATATATTAAGAGATATGGGTGCAAAAATAGAAACTTATGAAGATCATATTATTGTAAAGCCATCTAAAACACATGGAATAACTATTGATGCTTCTCAGTGTCCTGATTTAGTACCTGCACTTGCAGCACTTGCATCAGTAAGCCTAGGCACTACAAATATAATAAATGCTGAAAGGCTTAGATTCAAGGAATGTGATAGATTAAGTGCAATAAGTTCTGAATTAAATAAAATAGGGGCAGTTGTAGAAGAGAAAAAAGACGGACTTTTGATAATTGGAAAAGAAACTTTAAGAGGAGGAAGAGTAGATAGCTGGGATGATCATAGAATTGCTATGGCACTAGCTTGTATATCATCTAAATGTGAAAATCCTCTTATAATAGAAAACTCAGAATGTATAAAAAAATCATATCCTGATTTTTGGAAGGATTTTAAAAAGTTAGGGGGCAGCTTAGATGAGTGGGACATGGGGAAATAA
- the aroC gene encoding chorismate synthase, which produces MSGTWGNKIKLSIFGESHGVGIGIVIDGLEPGLKIDMDYIKNQMKRRAPGLNKFSTSRKEADEFEIMSGIFNGKTTGTPLCAVIYNKNTHSKDYEKTKNLMRPGHADYTGYVKYRGFNDYRGGGHFSGRLTAPIVFAGAICKKVLEDKNIVIGSHIKSIGNVEDYSFSLHNGRKNSVLVTKELLNKLNYDEFPVLNNGAEQKMKNTILKVKEEGDSAGGIIEVSALNLPAGVGNPFFDSIESTLSHLLFSIPAVKGVEFGAGFDITRMMGSEANDEYYINEDKVINTYSNNNGGILGGISDGMPLIFRTAIKPTPSIAKMQKTVNIEKNENEILKIQGRHDPCIVLRALPVIESAAAIAIMDLL; this is translated from the coding sequence ATGAGTGGGACATGGGGAAATAAAATAAAGCTTTCAATTTTTGGAGAATCACATGGAGTGGGTATTGGAATAGTTATAGATGGACTTGAACCAGGTTTGAAGATTGATATGGATTATATAAAAAATCAAATGAAAAGAAGAGCTCCAGGTTTAAATAAATTTTCAACTTCTAGAAAAGAAGCTGATGAATTTGAAATAATGAGCGGTATTTTTAATGGAAAAACAACAGGAACGCCACTTTGTGCTGTAATTTACAATAAAAATACTCACAGCAAGGACTATGAAAAAACCAAAAATTTAATGAGACCAGGACATGCAGATTATACTGGATATGTAAAATACAGAGGATTTAATGATTATAGAGGCGGCGGACATTTTTCAGGAAGACTGACTGCACCAATAGTATTTGCTGGTGCAATATGTAAAAAGGTTCTTGAAGATAAAAACATAGTAATAGGAAGCCATATAAAAAGTATTGGAAATGTAGAAGATTATTCATTTAGCTTACATAATGGCAGAAAAAATTCTGTTCTAGTAACTAAAGAATTATTAAATAAACTTAACTATGATGAATTCCCAGTATTAAATAATGGTGCTGAACAAAAAATGAAGAATACCATTTTAAAGGTTAAAGAAGAAGGGGATTCAGCAGGCGGAATTATAGAAGTATCAGCATTAAATTTACCGGCAGGTGTAGGAAACCCATTTTTCGATTCAATAGAGAGTACACTTTCACATTTATTATTTTCTATTCCAGCAGTAAAGGGAGTTGAATTTGGAGCAGGCTTTGATATAACAAGAATGATGGGTTCTGAAGCTAATGATGAATACTATATAAATGAAGATAAAGTTATAAATACATACAGCAATAACAATGGTGGAATATTGGGTGGTATAAGTGATGGTATGCCTTTGATATTTAGGACAGCTATTAAGCCAACTCCATCTATTGCTAAGATGCAAAAGACAGTAAATATAGAAAAGAATGAAAATGAAATTTTGAAAATTCAAGGAAGACATGACCCATGTATTGTATTACGGGCATTACCTGTTATAGAATCAGCAGCAGCAATAGCAATTATGGATTTACTTTAA
- a CDS encoding chorismate mutase produces MDDLEQLRQKINKIDEKMIELFEERMKTVCSIAEYKERHSMQVLDEKREKEVIARNLAKLKNKSIKVETEYFLNQVMYVSRMLQGEIIQKKDKEV; encoded by the coding sequence ATGGACGATTTAGAACAGCTTAGACAAAAAATAAATAAAATAGATGAAAAGATGATTGAACTTTTTGAAGAGAGAATGAAAACAGTATGCAGCATAGCAGAATATAAAGAAAGACATTCAATGCAGGTTTTAGATGAAAAAAGAGAAAAAGAAGTTATAGCTAGAAACTTAGCTAAGCTTAAAAACAAGAGTATAAAGGTTGAAACTGAATATTTTTTAAATCAAGTTATGTATGTAAGTAGAATGTTACAAGGGGAAATTATTCAAAAAAAGGATAAAGAAGTTTAA
- the aroE gene encoding shikimate dehydrogenase: MDMHFYGLIGEKLGHSFSPDIHKFILKNINVKGNYNLFEVSKENLSCSVKGLKALGCSGSNVTIPYKVDIMQYLDEVSSEAQAVGAINTIDFKDNKLIGYNTDYYGFGLMLKKNNVNLLNKRAVILGTGGVSKAVYHYLLDNNIGSVIFVSRDTKNVISNYNVNKISYEELETIKNSDIIINCTPCGMYPNVNDSPISKDTLSKFNTAVDLIYNPIETKFLKYARELQIKSMNGLYMLIAQAVVSEEIWNDIKIDIGIIDKMYDGFSALRSV; the protein is encoded by the coding sequence ATGGATATGCACTTTTATGGGCTTATTGGAGAAAAGTTAGGACATAGTTTTTCTCCAGATATACATAAGTTTATATTAAAAAATATAAATGTAAAAGGTAATTATAACTTGTTTGAAGTAAGTAAGGAAAATTTAAGCTGCTCTGTTAAGGGGCTTAAAGCTTTAGGATGCAGCGGAAGTAATGTAACTATTCCATATAAAGTTGATATAATGCAGTATCTTGATGAAGTATCAAGTGAAGCTCAAGCAGTAGGTGCCATAAATACTATAGATTTTAAAGATAATAAACTAATTGGGTACAACACGGACTATTATGGATTTGGGCTGATGCTTAAGAAGAATAATGTAAACTTGTTGAATAAAAGAGCTGTCATACTTGGAACTGGTGGAGTTTCAAAAGCAGTTTATCATTATCTTTTAGATAACAATATAGGCAGTGTGATCTTTGTAAGTAGAGATACTAAAAATGTTATAAGTAATTACAATGTAAATAAAATATCATATGAAGAACTTGAAACTATAAAGAATTCAGATATAATTATAAATTGTACACCTTGTGGAATGTATCCAAATGTAAATGATTCTCCAATAAGCAAAGATACACTTAGTAAATTTAATACAGCTGTTGATTTAATATATAATCCAATAGAAACAAAATTTTTAAAGTATGCAAGAGAACTTCAAATTAAAAGCATGAATGGACTCTATATGTTAATTGCACAAGCTGTAGTTTCAGAGGAAATATGGAATGATATTAAAATTGATATTGGTATAATAGATAAGATGTATGATGGCTTTTCAGCATTGAGGAGTGTATAA
- a CDS encoding shikimate kinase, producing MNKNLILIGMPGCGKTEIGKMLAKSLNRDFVDMDEYIEKALNKTVSQIFENGEQYFRDLESKAAYKLSEKVNLVISTGGGVIKRIDNIKNLSKNGIIIFIDRPVNNIASDADIQKRPLLKDDVSKLYELFDMRYEIYKKYCDFQVYNDSTMESTVKKILQLLSN from the coding sequence ATGAATAAAAACTTAATACTTATAGGGATGCCTGGATGCGGCAAAACTGAAATAGGCAAAATGCTTGCTAAGTCGTTAAATAGAGATTTTGTAGATATGGATGAATATATAGAAAAAGCTTTAAATAAAACAGTCAGTCAAATTTTTGAAAATGGTGAGCAGTATTTTAGAGACTTGGAATCTAAGGCAGCTTATAAGTTAAGTGAAAAAGTAAATTTAGTAATATCAACTGGCGGCGGAGTAATAAAAAGAATTGATAATATTAAAAATTTATCTAAAAACGGAATCATAATTTTTATAGATAGACCAGTAAACAATATAGCAAGTGATGCAGACATACAAAAGAGACCTCTTTTAAAAGATGACGTTTCAAAATTATATGAACTCTTTGACATGAGATATGAAATTTATAAAAAATATTGTGATTTTCAAGTTTATAATGATTCTACAATGGAATCTACTGTTAAAAAAATATTGCAATTGCTATCAAATTAA
- a CDS encoding VOC family protein codes for MKFKFDHNNINVFDLEKSLKFYKDALGFEEERRKHASDGSFILVYLKDESTSHSLELTWLRDRKEPYNLGDNEIHLAVRTDDYDAAHKHHKEMGCICYENEKMGLYFIADPDGYWTEILPIK; via the coding sequence ATGAAATTTAAATTTGATCATAATAATATAAATGTTTTTGATCTTGAAAAAAGTCTAAAATTTTATAAAGATGCCCTTGGATTTGAAGAAGAAAGAAGGAAGCATGCTAGTGATGGAAGTTTTATACTTGTATATTTGAAAGATGAAAGTACATCACATTCACTAGAACTTACATGGCTTAGAGATAGAAAAGAACCTTATAATTTAGGAGATAATGAAATACATCTTGCAGTTAGAACAGATGATTATGATGCTGCACATAAGCACCATAAGGAAATGGGATGCATTTGTTATGAAAATGAAAAGATGGGATTGTATTTTATAGCTGATCCAGATGGATACTGGACAGAAATACTACCAATAAAATAA
- a CDS encoding aspartate kinase: MNELIVAKFGGSSLANDKQFKKVKEIILQDKRRRYIIVSAPGKTFENDYKVTDLLYKCYCCVNNKNLFENYFNIIEEKYTSICSNLKLELDIKKFLYEIKNDFLNGASKDYILSRGEYLNGLIFSKFINFTFIDPSDIISFKENGELDNETTKKLILNKLSHIERAVIPGFYGSTKNGLIKTFPRGGSDITGSIISSVMNAVVYENWTDVSGVLMADPNIVKDPKNIRNMTYKEIKKLSHMGANVLNEDSITPVEKSKIPINIRNTNNPDDIGTFISDNLPDDDYIDTTAGISGKKNFSIITLEKSNLIKDGLHNLFSIINIANIPIEHLSFNLDSVSLVVPDYQLHKCESSFINKIKTQIDESSITVNHNISLVGIVIRNMNKFRQIIYKIFQNLSNQNIKIKIIIQPSCESNIVLGVEDADLCKAIKLIYKSINNPVLIEKSNTYRNEFCPAYLNVLSE, encoded by the coding sequence ATGAATGAATTAATAGTTGCTAAATTTGGAGGAAGTTCACTAGCTAATGACAAACAGTTCAAAAAAGTAAAAGAAATTATTTTACAAGATAAAAGAAGACGATACATTATAGTTTCTGCTCCAGGAAAAACTTTTGAAAATGATTATAAGGTCACAGATCTTTTATATAAATGCTATTGCTGCGTTAATAATAAAAACCTATTTGAAAATTATTTTAATATAATCGAAGAAAAGTATACATCTATATGCAGCAATTTAAAATTAGAGTTAGATATAAAAAAATTTTTATATGAAATAAAAAATGATTTTTTAAATGGTGCCTCTAAAGACTATATTTTAAGCCGTGGAGAATATTTAAATGGTTTAATTTTTTCAAAGTTCATTAACTTTACATTTATAGATCCTTCAGATATAATTTCATTTAAGGAAAATGGTGAACTCGATAACGAAACTACTAAAAAATTAATTTTAAATAAACTTTCTCATATAGAAAGAGCTGTAATACCTGGTTTTTATGGTTCTACTAAAAATGGATTGATTAAAACTTTTCCAAGAGGCGGCTCAGACATAACTGGATCCATAATATCAAGTGTTATGAATGCTGTTGTATATGAGAATTGGACTGATGTATCCGGCGTATTAATGGCAGACCCAAACATTGTAAAAGACCCGAAAAATATAAGAAACATGACATACAAAGAGATAAAAAAACTTTCTCATATGGGTGCCAACGTTCTTAACGAAGATTCAATTACTCCAGTAGAAAAAAGTAAAATTCCAATAAATATAAGAAACACCAATAATCCAGACGACATTGGTACTTTTATCTCTGATAATTTACCTGATGACGATTATATAGATACTACTGCTGGAATATCTGGAAAGAAAAACTTTTCAATCATAACATTAGAAAAATCGAATTTAATAAAAGATGGTTTGCATAACCTCTTTTCAATTATAAATATTGCTAATATTCCTATAGAACATTTATCTTTTAATTTAGACTCTGTATCATTAGTTGTACCAGATTACCAGCTGCATAAATGTGAAAGTTCTTTTATTAACAAAATAAAAACTCAGATTGATGAAAGCTCCATAACTGTAAATCACAATATATCTCTAGTTGGGATAGTTATAAGGAATATGAATAAATTTAGGCAAATTATTTATAAAATTTTTCAAAATTTATCTAATCAAAATATTAAAATAAAGATAATTATACAGCCATCTTGTGAATCCAATATTGTTTTAGGAGTAGAAGATGCTGACCTTTGTAAGGCAATTAAATTAATTTACAAATCAATTAATAATCCTGTATTAATCGAAAAATCAAATACGTATAGAAATGAATTTTGTCCTGCTTATCTTAATGTACTAAGTGAATAA
- a CDS encoding MBL fold metallo-hydrolase — MSIVSIYYLYNSGFCVESEFSIFIFDYFYDKSESGNRSLSGGVISDELLKSKKDIYVFVSHNHSDHFNPVIFDWIKVNPNIKYILSSDVKAKSNFKKYTTLSCGETIECGDLYIKAYGSTDEGISFFIKQNDITMFHAGDLNWWHWKEDSKEDNLNAEKWFKREIDRLKSKKIDIAFFPVDPRQEEYYYLGGEYFINNVKPKFFIPMHFGNNPEIIHEFSTHIQNYNTRIIEIDKRGFNVKIEL, encoded by the coding sequence TTGAGTATTGTAAGTATTTACTACTTATATAATAGTGGATTTTGTGTAGAAAGTGAATTCAGCATATTTATATTTGATTACTTTTATGATAAGTCTGAATCAGGAAATAGATCATTGAGTGGTGGAGTAATTTCAGATGAATTACTTAAAAGTAAAAAGGACATTTATGTTTTTGTATCCCACAATCATAGTGATCATTTTAATCCTGTGATATTTGATTGGATTAAAGTAAATCCTAATATAAAATATATTTTAAGCAGTGATGTAAAAGCAAAGAGTAATTTTAAGAAATATACCACTTTAAGCTGCGGAGAAACCATAGAGTGCGGTGATTTATATATAAAAGCATATGGGTCTACAGACGAAGGAATATCATTTTTTATAAAACAAAATGATATAACTATGTTTCATGCAGGAGATTTAAATTGGTGGCACTGGAAAGAAGATAGTAAAGAAGACAATTTGAATGCAGAAAAGTGGTTTAAAAGAGAAATTGACAGATTGAAATCAAAAAAAATAGATATAGCATTTTTCCCAGTTGATCCTAGACAGGAAGAATACTATTATTTAGGTGGAGAATATTTTATAAACAATGTAAAACCAAAGTTCTTTATACCAATGCATTTTGGAAATAATCCTGAGATAATACATGAATTTTCTACACATATTCAAAATTATAATACTAGGATTATAGAAATTGACAAAAGGGGTTTTAATGTAAAAATTGAACTTTAA